The following coding sequences are from one Lentimicrobiaceae bacterium window:
- a CDS encoding transketolase family protein, whose product MINYTIQNQKDTRSGFGEGLLDAGKKNKEVVVLCADLTGSMKMDAFAKEFPDRFFQTGIAEANMMGIAAGLTIGGKIPFTGTFANFSTGRVYDQIRQSIAYSKKNVKICASHAGISLGEDGATHQNLEDIGLMKMLPHMTVINTCDFNQTKAATLAIAEFDGPVYLRFGRPKVPNFTPVDQKFEIGRAVRLREGKDVSIFATGHLVWKALEASEILSEKGIDAEVINIHTIKPLDAFSVINSVHKTKCMVTAEEHQRYGGLGDSIAQLLSRKFPVPVEMVAVDDKFGESGKPEELMKKFGLDAPNIVEAALKAISRKK is encoded by the coding sequence ATGATTAATTATACAATACAGAATCAAAAAGATACCCGCTCAGGATTTGGCGAAGGTTTACTTGATGCCGGAAAGAAAAATAAAGAGGTGGTGGTTTTGTGTGCCGACCTTACCGGTTCGATGAAAATGGATGCTTTTGCCAAAGAATTTCCTGACCGTTTTTTCCAGACAGGAATTGCCGAAGCTAACATGATGGGAATTGCCGCTGGGCTAACCATTGGAGGAAAAATACCTTTTACCGGTACTTTTGCTAATTTTTCAACAGGTAGGGTTTACGACCAGATAAGACAATCAATAGCTTACTCAAAAAAAAATGTAAAGATATGTGCCTCTCATGCAGGGATTTCTCTTGGCGAAGATGGCGCAACACATCAAAATCTGGAAGACATAGGTCTGATGAAGATGCTTCCTCACATGACTGTGATAAATACCTGCGATTTTAACCAGACAAAAGCCGCCACTCTTGCCATAGCCGAATTCGACGGACCTGTTTATCTTCGGTTTGGACGACCCAAAGTGCCCAATTTTACCCCTGTTGACCAAAAGTTTGAAATCGGAAGGGCTGTTCGCCTTCGCGAAGGCAAAGATGTAAGTATTTTTGCTACAGGGCATTTGGTATGGAAAGCGCTCGAAGCTTCAGAAATTTTATCAGAAAAGGGAATAGATGCTGAAGTAATAAATATCCATACTATTAAACCTTTGGATGCATTTTCCGTCATTAATTCGGTGCATAAAACGAAATGTATGGTAACCGCCGAAGAACACCAACGATACGGAGGATTAGGCGACAGCATTGCTCAGTTACTATCGCGTAAATTTCCTGTGCCTGTAGAAATGGTTGCTGTTGATGATAAATTTGGCGAAAGTGGAAAACCAGAGGAATTGATGAAAAAATTCGGGCTCGATGCCCCCAACATCGTTGAAGCTGCCCTAAAAGCGATTTCAAGAAAAAAATAA
- a CDS encoding VWA domain-containing protein, translating into MIKKIAIIGLLTILVFHGSLLWAQPGDEKEKPQPLSRILFVFDASQSMLGRWQSDQKINIAKKFLASLIDSLDKVPNIELALRVYGHQKNFPPQDCKDTKLEVPFAANNAERIKHKLKLLTPRGTTPIAYALEQTEKDFTPCDNCRNIIILITDGLEECNGDPCAASQYLQKKGIALKPFIIGIGRNIKEGFDCVGNYFDASSEQMFHKALQVVISQALNTTTAQVNLLDKNGKPTETNVNMTFYDNVSGKMKYNFIHTLNNKGIPDTLILDPLPTYDIVIQTIPPVLVPNVKITAGTHNIIPAETPQGSLRLKVSSNEKTVKNLQGIIRKHGEMSTLNVQTFDETKKYLIGKYDLEVLCLPRLYVNDVDISQSHTTTVEIPMPGIAVILKSVNGYGSIYQEKDNRLIWIYEMKDNLLQESLILQPGKYRVVFRSKYSEKSSYTIEQGFKIDPGVTTNVKLYPN; encoded by the coding sequence GTGATAAAAAAAATAGCAATAATAGGTTTATTAACAATCCTGGTTTTTCATGGTAGTTTGCTGTGGGCACAGCCCGGTGATGAAAAGGAAAAGCCACAGCCCCTATCCCGCATTTTGTTTGTTTTCGATGCTTCACAAAGTATGTTGGGCAGATGGCAAAGCGATCAGAAGATTAACATTGCCAAAAAGTTTTTAGCCAGTCTTATTGATAGTTTAGATAAAGTTCCTAATATTGAACTGGCTCTAAGGGTGTATGGGCATCAGAAAAATTTCCCTCCGCAGGATTGCAAAGATACCAAGCTGGAGGTACCGTTTGCCGCAAACAATGCGGAACGTATTAAACACAAATTAAAATTATTAACACCAAGAGGAACTACTCCAATTGCTTATGCCTTGGAACAAACCGAAAAGGACTTCACCCCATGCGACAATTGTAGGAACATTATCATTTTAATTACGGATGGTTTGGAGGAATGTAACGGCGATCCCTGCGCTGCATCCCAATATCTGCAGAAAAAAGGAATCGCCTTAAAACCATTTATAATAGGGATTGGAAGAAATATTAAAGAGGGTTTCGATTGTGTGGGAAATTATTTTGATGCCAGCAGTGAACAAATGTTTCATAAGGCATTACAGGTAGTTATATCACAGGCGCTTAACACTACTACTGCTCAGGTTAATCTTTTGGACAAAAATGGAAAACCTACCGAAACCAACGTAAACATGACATTTTACGATAATGTTTCCGGCAAAATGAAATACAACTTTATTCATACGTTGAATAACAAAGGAATCCCTGATACCCTTATTCTTGACCCTTTACCAACGTATGATATCGTGATTCAAACTATCCCTCCTGTTTTAGTTCCCAATGTGAAAATCACGGCAGGTACACACAATATTATTCCTGCCGAAACACCGCAGGGGAGTTTGAGGCTTAAAGTTAGTAGTAATGAAAAGACTGTCAAAAATTTACAGGGTATTATTCGTAAGCATGGAGAAATGAGTACTTTAAATGTTCAAACTTTCGACGAAACTAAAAAATACTTAATTGGGAAATACGATCTCGAAGTATTATGCCTTCCCCGGCTGTATGTAAATGATGTGGATATTTCGCAAAGCCATACTACCACGGTTGAAATTCCTATGCCCGGTATTGCCGTGATACTTAAATCAGTAAATGGATATGGCAGCATTTATCAGGAAAAAGACAATCGCCTGATATGGATTTACGAGATGAAAGACAATCTGCTGCAGGAATCCCTTATTTTGCAACCCGGGAAATATCGTGTGGTTTTTCGTTCAAAATACTCTGAAAAATCATCTTATACCATCGAACAGGGTTTTAAGATAGATCCCGGTGTTACTACAAATGTAAAATTATACCCCAATTAA
- a CDS encoding transketolase → MTSIAELQKIASQVRRDILRMIHHAGSGHPGGSLGCADLLVSLYFSQLKHQAETFTMDGQGEDIFFLSNGHLSAAWYSTLARSGYFPIEELATFRMINTRLQGHPSPKDLSNGVRIASGSLGQGLSVAIGAALAKKLNNDPNLIFTLMGDGEIQEGQVWEAAMFASAKKVDNLIGIIDNNGRQIDGNVDDVLPLGNICAKWEAFGWTVMQMDGNNIPDILSTLTQARKLSGKGKPIMIVMKTEMGFGVDFMMGTHHWHGVAPNDEQLQRALMQLEETLGDFNIAS, encoded by the coding sequence ATGACGAGTATTGCAGAATTACAAAAAATAGCCTCCCAGGTTCGCAGGGATATTCTCCGAATGATTCATCATGCCGGGTCAGGCCACCCTGGAGGTTCGTTAGGATGTGCCGACCTGCTTGTATCCCTTTATTTTAGCCAACTTAAGCACCAGGCAGAAACTTTTACGATGGATGGACAGGGTGAAGATATCTTTTTTCTTTCCAACGGGCATCTTTCTGCTGCATGGTACAGCACACTGGCACGTTCGGGGTACTTCCCCATTGAAGAGCTGGCTACTTTTCGTATGATTAATACCCGTTTACAAGGGCATCCTTCACCTAAAGATCTTAGTAATGGTGTAAGAATAGCTTCCGGTTCGCTGGGACAGGGGTTGTCAGTTGCAATAGGAGCAGCACTTGCCAAAAAACTGAACAACGACCCTAACCTCATTTTTACCCTCATGGGTGATGGCGAAATTCAGGAAGGTCAGGTATGGGAAGCCGCCATGTTTGCCTCTGCAAAAAAAGTGGATAACTTGATAGGAATTATTGACAATAATGGAAGACAAATAGATGGTAACGTTGATGATGTGCTTCCTTTGGGAAATATCTGCGCAAAATGGGAAGCCTTCGGTTGGACGGTAATGCAGATGGATGGTAATAATATCCCAGATATCCTTTCCACTTTAACCCAGGCAAGAAAACTCAGCGGAAAAGGGAAGCCTATAATGATTGTCATGAAAACTGAAATGGGCTTTGGCGTTGATTTTATGATGGGTACTCATCATTGGCACGGTGTTGCTCCTAATGACGAACAATTGCAACGGGCTCTTATGCAGTTAGAAGAAACCTTAGGTGATTTTAATATTGCTTCATAA
- a CDS encoding 3-phosphoshikimate 1-carboxyvinyltransferase: MESDQQREIIRLQPGTGGCNAFSLPASKSISNRLLILQALSSIHFIIENLSEAEDTTILKNLLVKIRENTGKSDVPTILDVVHAGTTFRFLTALLAITPGNWVLTGSERMQQRPIKELVDALKSINADIRYLKTPGFPPLQINGKPLRGGEVELESHISSQFVSALLMIAPVLPDGLKIRLKKTIVSQPYIIMTLQFLERFGVRHTWENTLISVANQPIIGIDTFVEPDWSAAACWYQLIAFSKEMSVVLYGLQQKSLQGDAMLSNLFTNFGVSSRFLKEGVMLTNTGKCTDYFEQDCIQTPDLAIALTITCAGLGIPCCLTGLDTLVNKESNRLLALQQGLTGMGANVTLKNNNTIMVHGKASFSKGVVQTRNDHRLALGFAPLAAVLGEIVLNHPDVINKSYPDWWNHLKLLGWKVSQSRIHDNGQDFQFYQQK; the protein is encoded by the coding sequence ATGGAATCTGACCAGCAGAGAGAAATAATCAGGTTACAGCCGGGCACAGGAGGGTGTAATGCATTCAGTCTTCCCGCATCAAAAAGCATCAGTAACCGTTTGCTCATACTTCAGGCATTATCTTCAATTCATTTTATAATTGAAAATTTATCGGAGGCTGAAGACACTACCATTTTAAAAAATTTATTGGTAAAAATCAGGGAAAACACTGGTAAGTCGGACGTTCCTACAATCTTAGATGTAGTTCATGCCGGAACCACTTTTCGGTTTTTAACTGCATTGCTTGCAATTACACCTGGTAATTGGGTGCTAACCGGAAGTGAAAGAATGCAGCAACGCCCCATAAAGGAATTGGTTGATGCTCTTAAAAGCATAAATGCTGATATCCGGTATTTGAAAACACCGGGTTTTCCTCCTTTGCAAATTAATGGCAAACCTTTACGGGGCGGCGAAGTTGAATTGGAGTCCCATATCAGCAGCCAGTTTGTTTCTGCATTACTGATGATAGCTCCTGTTTTACCCGACGGACTGAAAATTCGGTTAAAAAAAACAATTGTATCCCAGCCTTATATTATAATGACTTTGCAATTTTTGGAACGTTTTGGAGTAAGACATACTTGGGAAAATACACTTATTTCAGTTGCAAACCAGCCAATTATAGGAATTGATACTTTTGTTGAACCCGATTGGTCAGCGGCAGCCTGCTGGTACCAGTTAATTGCTTTTTCCAAAGAAATGTCTGTCGTATTGTATGGATTGCAGCAGAAAAGTCTTCAGGGTGATGCAATGCTAAGCAATTTGTTTACAAATTTTGGAGTTTCTTCCAGATTTTTAAAAGAAGGAGTAATGCTAACTAATACAGGTAAGTGTACTGATTATTTTGAACAGGATTGCATTCAGACCCCCGACCTTGCCATTGCTTTAACGATTACCTGCGCAGGATTAGGAATTCCGTGTTGCTTAACGGGACTTGATACTCTTGTAAACAAGGAAAGTAATCGTTTGCTAGCTTTACAACAGGGGCTTACAGGCATGGGTGCTAACGTTACATTGAAAAATAACAATACTATTATGGTACATGGGAAGGCTTCTTTTTCAAAAGGTGTTGTACAAACCCGCAACGACCACAGGTTGGCACTGGGATTTGCTCCTCTGGCTGCTGTGTTGGGTGAAATTGTGCTCAATCATCCGGATGTTATCAATAAATCGTACCCTGATTGGTGGAATCATCTCAAGTTGCTGGGTTGGAAGGTTTCACAAAGTAGAATTCACGATAATGGTCAAGATTTCCAATTTTATCAACAAAAATAA
- the aroB gene encoding 3-dehydroquinate synthase, which produces MSREKTGFTIQGEFCPVYTGIQSLEYLSHFIEENTDFFSQIYILTDSVTLQFCLPLLKHHVSILQNTEILTIESGEKNKVIDSALYLWKELLKRGADRHSLLINLGGGMICDMGGFVAANFKRGISFVHIPTTLLSMVDASIGGKTGVDFDEIKNQIGVFALPKAVFINPQFLDTLPMRQIKSGMAEMLKHGLVADATYWQKLSSGFPAFKDAESVFIAGSVKIKCDIVNADPMESGLRKVLNFGHTIGHALEAFSLNHGKESLLHGEAIAAGMICEAYISHRLCGLPYKELQEIIEGFVQYFSYYHFDNKFYNEIAALTQFDKKNRGSKIGITLLKHIGETIPNQFCDVALIIESLEFYSGLSKK; this is translated from the coding sequence ATGAGTAGAGAGAAAACCGGGTTTACAATTCAGGGCGAATTTTGCCCTGTATATACAGGGATACAGTCGCTTGAATATCTTTCGCATTTCATTGAAGAAAATACTGATTTTTTCTCGCAAATATACATTCTTACCGATTCCGTTACTTTACAGTTTTGCCTTCCACTTCTTAAACATCATGTTTCTATTTTACAAAATACTGAAATTCTGACTATAGAATCCGGAGAGAAAAATAAAGTTATTGATTCGGCTTTATATTTATGGAAAGAATTGCTGAAAAGAGGTGCCGATAGGCATTCGCTGCTGATAAACCTGGGAGGTGGAATGATTTGCGACATGGGTGGGTTTGTGGCTGCCAACTTTAAAAGGGGTATTTCTTTTGTGCATATTCCCACCACTTTACTATCTATGGTGGATGCTTCCATAGGTGGGAAAACAGGTGTAGATTTCGATGAAATTAAAAACCAAATCGGAGTCTTTGCATTGCCAAAGGCTGTTTTTATTAATCCACAATTTCTTGATACGCTTCCTATGCGACAAATTAAATCGGGAATGGCGGAAATGCTGAAACATGGTTTGGTTGCCGATGCTACATACTGGCAAAAATTATCTTCGGGCTTCCCTGCCTTTAAAGATGCTGAAAGCGTTTTTATTGCGGGTTCTGTAAAAATAAAATGCGATATCGTAAATGCTGATCCTATGGAATCCGGCTTGCGTAAAGTATTGAATTTCGGGCATACTATCGGTCATGCCCTTGAAGCCTTTTCCTTAAACCACGGAAAAGAATCGTTGTTGCATGGCGAAGCAATTGCTGCAGGTATGATTTGTGAAGCCTATATTTCCCATCGTTTATGCGGATTGCCATATAAAGAATTGCAGGAAATAATTGAAGGTTTTGTACAGTATTTTTCGTATTATCATTTTGATAATAAGTTTTATAATGAGATTGCAGCCTTGACACAATTCGATAAAAAAAACAGGGGGAGTAAAATTGGTATTACCCTTTTGAAGCATATAGGGGAAACAATTCCCAACCAATTTTGTGATGTAGCCCTGATTATAGAAAGTCTTGAATTTTATTCCGGTTTATCAAAAAAATAA
- a CDS encoding proline dehydrogenase family protein, with amino-acid sequence MMNFNDTQTAFSHLTDDELRKAERLFRVLNLSASVKMGKLLVNCALRMNIPIEWAVKPLIYHYFVGGATLAESNNTVKKLEKFNVKGILDYSVEGGSSSIEETLAETLNAIVFAAHGRNIPFAVFKPTAFTSPALLEKKSAGIQLSECEITEIESFKLRIATLCHTAYENDIPLLIDAEDYVYQGFIDDVVISMMKKYNRDKAIVFNTLQMYRIDRTAWLENLYHNAEKENYFPGIKFVRGAYMEKERKRALDFGYPSPIYADKAATDAAFNNALRFAIEKIHRISIFNGTHNVESTQLLIELMQQHHISPSDNRVWFAQLYGMSDNISFNLAKAGYNVAKYIPYGPVKSVLPYLIRRADENTSIAGQSSRELLLIIRERQRRKNQIQDN; translated from the coding sequence ATGATGAATTTTAATGATACACAAACCGCTTTCTCCCACCTTACGGATGACGAATTACGAAAAGCCGAACGCTTGTTCAGGGTGCTCAATTTGTCTGCCAGTGTAAAAATGGGCAAATTGTTGGTCAATTGCGCACTACGCATGAACATTCCCATCGAATGGGCTGTAAAACCTCTCATTTACCATTATTTTGTAGGAGGAGCTACCCTTGCTGAAAGTAATAATACGGTAAAAAAACTAGAGAAATTTAATGTGAAAGGTATTCTTGACTATTCGGTGGAAGGAGGGAGTAGCTCAATCGAAGAAACCTTAGCCGAAACCTTGAATGCTATTGTCTTTGCTGCACACGGTAGAAACATTCCTTTTGCCGTTTTCAAACCCACTGCTTTTACATCTCCCGCCCTGCTTGAAAAAAAAAGTGCAGGAATACAGCTTTCAGAATGCGAAATAACTGAAATAGAAAGTTTTAAACTACGCATAGCTACACTTTGCCACACCGCTTACGAAAATGATATTCCCCTGCTAATTGATGCAGAGGATTACGTTTACCAAGGTTTTATTGATGATGTGGTTATCAGTATGATGAAAAAATACAATAGAGATAAAGCTATTGTATTCAATACATTACAAATGTATCGCATAGATCGTACGGCTTGGTTGGAAAATTTATACCATAATGCAGAAAAGGAAAATTATTTCCCAGGTATCAAATTTGTGAGAGGAGCATACATGGAAAAAGAACGGAAACGTGCTCTTGATTTCGGATACCCCTCCCCTATTTATGCAGATAAAGCAGCAACAGATGCAGCGTTTAACAACGCATTACGCTTTGCTATAGAAAAAATTCATAGAATTTCTATTTTTAATGGCACTCACAATGTGGAAAGTACACAGTTACTTATCGAATTGATGCAACAGCACCATATTTCGCCTTCCGACAACAGGGTGTGGTTTGCTCAATTATACGGAATGAGCGACAACATCAGCTTTAACCTTGCCAAAGCCGGTTATAATGTTGCCAAATACATACCGTATGGTCCTGTAAAATCAGTACTTCCCTATCTCATTCGCAGAGCCGATGAAAACACATCCATTGCCGGGCAAAGCAGCAGAGAATTGCTGTTGATAATCCGTGAACGTCAGAGAAGGAAAAACCAAATCCAGGATAATTAA
- a CDS encoding DUF362 domain-containing protein, translating into MKILARYILIIFIVGISFASFSGKQEKRKQSNRITVVSGTNYYANTILAVKKLGGMRTFVQKGQKVGLLINSDFEDKGTYVNPDVAIAVVKMCFDAGASEVVCLQYVMPEYWKRSTLYAQNAEMLFRVHTIEKNRFPAKYDSITFVKLDSIPGAKAIKQLEVVRDLFTVDVFINVPIAKHHTIPLLTCAMKNLMGLNTRASNVKFHLDGPSKNDPGFLGQCLADMCKLRKPDLNVVDASEVLVTNGPSGPGKLKKFDKIVAGTDIVAVDAYCSTILGYLPEEVLPVQKGYESGIGEMNLQKVEIVEINQKK; encoded by the coding sequence ATGAAAATTTTAGCTCGCTACATTCTTATAATATTTATCGTTGGTATTTCGTTTGCTTCTTTTTCGGGGAAACAGGAGAAAAGAAAACAGTCCAATCGCATTACGGTTGTTTCCGGAACAAACTATTATGCCAACACAATACTTGCGGTAAAAAAATTGGGAGGTATGCGCACTTTTGTACAAAAAGGGCAAAAGGTGGGTTTGCTTATCAATTCAGATTTTGAAGATAAAGGTACTTATGTAAATCCGGATGTTGCCATTGCTGTCGTAAAAATGTGTTTCGACGCAGGCGCCTCTGAAGTAGTTTGTTTACAGTATGTTATGCCAGAATATTGGAAACGGAGTACATTGTATGCACAAAATGCGGAAATGCTTTTCCGGGTGCACACGATTGAAAAAAACCGTTTTCCTGCAAAATACGATAGTATTACTTTTGTAAAGTTGGATAGCATTCCGGGTGCGAAAGCGATAAAACAACTTGAAGTGGTCAGAGATTTGTTTACTGTGGATGTTTTTATCAATGTCCCGATTGCCAAACACCATACAATTCCGTTACTAACATGTGCAATGAAAAATTTGATGGGGCTGAATACAAGAGCTTCTAATGTTAAATTTCATTTAGATGGTCCTTCAAAAAACGACCCGGGCTTTCTTGGACAATGTCTTGCAGATATGTGTAAACTTCGCAAACCTGATTTGAATGTAGTTGATGCATCAGAAGTACTGGTAACAAATGGTCCATCTGGTCCCGGAAAATTGAAAAAATTTGATAAAATAGTCGCCGGAACCGATATTGTGGCTGTAGATGCTTATTGTTCAACGATATTAGGCTACTTACCCGAAGAAGTATTGCCGGTACAAAAGGGATATGAAAGCGGAATTGGCGAGATGAATCTTCAAAAAGTGGAGATTGTGGAAATAAATCAGAAAAAATGA
- a CDS encoding RNA polymerase sigma factor yields the protein MSEIEFNHKLLSVQNNLRFFASTLTPNREEANDLVQDTNLKALINRDKFADNTNFKAWTYTIMKNTFINNYRRNIKSNTIIDNTEDLYFLNISHHSDFPQPDSLIAEKEIKKNIEKLDHDQRLPFEMHNSGYKYKEIADHLQLSIGTVKSRIFFTRKKLMGALQDFAY from the coding sequence ATGTCCGAAATTGAATTTAATCACAAACTTCTGAGTGTGCAAAACAACCTCCGGTTTTTTGCAAGCACTTTGACCCCAAATCGTGAAGAAGCCAATGATTTAGTACAGGATACTAACTTGAAAGCACTAATTAACCGTGATAAGTTTGCAGACAACACTAATTTTAAAGCATGGACTTATACGATTATGAAAAATACGTTTATTAACAATTATCGTCGTAATATCAAGTCAAACACCATTATTGACAACACCGAAGATTTGTATTTTCTGAATATTTCACATCATTCCGATTTTCCGCAGCCCGATTCGCTAATAGCTGAAAAGGAAATAAAGAAGAATATTGAAAAATTGGATCATGACCAGCGTTTGCCGTTTGAAATGCACAACAGCGGCTATAAATACAAAGAAATAGCTGATCATTTACAACTTTCGATAGGGACGGTAAAAAGCAGGATATTTTTTACCCGTAAAAAACTCATGGGTGCCTTGCAGGATTTTGCTTATTAA
- a CDS encoding DMT family transporter, with the protein MKIKKEIIIGGVAVSLAATLWGLDGIVLTPRLRNLDIGFVVFMVHCIPFLVMNVFLFREYKHLKSFTTSDFITTSLVALFGGALGTLAIVKALFLMNFQSLTIVVLLQKMQPVFAIILAVVLLREKLQKNYLLWATIAILAGYFLTFGFALPNLSTGSNTVYAALYALLAAFSFGSSTVLSKKLLNRLSFTTATFYRYGFTVVFMGIFVAFTGKFSQIAIVTPANWLIFFIIGITTGSGAIFLFYFGLRKIKAMLATICELFFPMSAIVFDYIFNQSRLSWEQWIGAVAMIFAIVRLNMSE; encoded by the coding sequence TTGAAAATTAAGAAAGAAATAATAATAGGAGGAGTTGCTGTTTCGTTGGCAGCCACCCTCTGGGGTTTGGATGGTATTGTGCTAACCCCCCGTTTGCGTAACCTTGATATTGGTTTTGTTGTTTTTATGGTGCATTGCATTCCCTTTCTGGTGATGAATGTTTTTTTGTTCAGGGAATATAAACATCTAAAAAGTTTCACAACCAGCGATTTTATTACTACAAGCCTTGTTGCATTATTTGGAGGAGCCTTGGGTACACTTGCCATTGTGAAAGCTTTATTTTTAATGAATTTTCAATCGCTTACCATTGTCGTATTATTACAGAAAATGCAACCGGTATTTGCCATAATTCTTGCTGTGGTTTTATTGCGTGAAAAACTACAAAAGAATTACCTGCTTTGGGCTACAATAGCTATTCTTGCTGGGTATTTTCTTACCTTTGGTTTTGCATTGCCCAATCTTTCAACTGGTTCAAACACGGTTTATGCGGCTTTATACGCATTGCTTGCTGCGTTTTCGTTTGGAAGTTCGACTGTTTTAAGCAAAAAGCTGCTAAACAGATTGTCGTTTACTACAGCTACTTTTTATCGCTACGGGTTTACCGTAGTTTTCATGGGGATATTTGTAGCCTTTACCGGTAAATTTTCGCAAATAGCGATAGTAACACCGGCTAACTGGCTCATATTTTTTATAATTGGAATTACAACCGGATCTGGTGCAATATTTCTTTTTTATTTTGGTTTGAGAAAAATAAAAGCTATGCTCGCAACAATTTGCGAATTGTTTTTCCCTATGTCAGCCATAGTTTTTGATTACATCTTCAACCAATCACGGCTGAGTTGGGAACAATGGATAGGAGCAGTGGCTATGATTTTTGCCATAGTCCGGCTCAATATGAGTGAGTAA
- a CDS encoding cyclase family protein, with protein sequence MKKIQFIFLILIVFVGWGCCHQQSPADILSAGRWVDLTHDFDENAIYWPTNIPFSHDTVFEGMTEKGYYYSSFKFSAEEHGGTHFDAPLHFGKGKNSIEKVPLQQLIGNAVVIDVKRKVTQNRDYQVSTDDFFLWEKENGKIPEGAIVLVNTGFSKYWSDKEKYTGTNLSGQKAVALLHFPGLHPDAALWLAEQRKIKAFGLDTPSIDYGQSKDFMVHRTLFAHGITAYENVASLDSLPAKGAYIIALPMKIKGGSGAPLRIVACF encoded by the coding sequence ATGAAGAAAATACAATTTATTTTTCTTATTCTGATAGTATTTGTTGGTTGGGGATGTTGCCATCAGCAAAGTCCGGCAGATATACTCAGTGCCGGACGTTGGGTTGATTTAACCCACGATTTTGATGAAAATGCCATTTATTGGCCCACAAACATTCCTTTTTCGCATGATACTGTTTTTGAAGGGATGACAGAAAAAGGTTACTACTATTCTTCTTTTAAGTTCAGCGCAGAAGAACATGGCGGCACCCATTTTGATGCGCCTCTGCATTTTGGTAAGGGGAAGAACAGCATTGAAAAAGTTCCATTACAGCAACTCATTGGCAATGCTGTGGTGATTGATGTAAAAAGAAAAGTTACACAAAACAGGGATTATCAGGTAAGCACTGATGATTTTTTTCTTTGGGAAAAAGAGAATGGAAAAATTCCGGAGGGTGCAATTGTACTGGTAAATACTGGTTTTAGTAAATATTGGTCTGATAAGGAAAAATATACAGGTACTAATTTGTCGGGTCAGAAAGCAGTTGCCTTGTTGCATTTCCCCGGTTTGCATCCCGACGCAGCATTATGGTTAGCTGAACAAAGGAAAATTAAAGCTTTCGGCTTGGATACGCCAAGTATAGATTACGGACAGTCGAAGGATTTTATGGTACACAGAACATTATTTGCCCATGGCATTACAGCGTATGAAAATGTTGCCAGTCTTGATTCTCTACCTGCAAAGGGAGCGTATATAATTGCTTTACCAATGAAAATAAAAGGTGGAAGTGGTGCTCCGCTGCGAATCGTAGCTTGTTTTTGA